GGCAATATCTTTGTCCGCCATATTGGAAACTTTTGCCGTGAGCGTGATCTTGTCGTTCTCGCGGAAAAAGCGAGGAAGATTCGGCATGACCATGAGGTCTTTCTGGGTCACGAGGGTGTTTTCGCATTGGCCGTATTTGAGGTCCCTGGTGTGCGCCAGGCCGAGCATTTTCCATTTGGTAAGCGCTTCGGGGATCTGGAATTTGACGATGATTTCGCCGTTCTCGTCTGTCGACAGAAGAGGATAGAAAAATGCGGTTTCGTTCAGATTGGTGCGTGCCGCAACTTGGGAAAGGTCCTCTTTTGACCGGGCTTTGTCTTCCTGGGCATTTTTTTGATCTTTCGCCTCGCTTCCTGCAAGAAGGCCCATAACGGTTTTTGGCGTAGCATTGACACTGACTTCCTTTTTCGCTTTTTCTTCCATCTCAGGCGCGGGTGCGGATGCGGGCACGGCATCATAAGCTTGCTCCTCGTAGGCATCCATCCGTGAAGATTTCATCATTGCTCTTCCAAACCCGCCTCCGCCAAATCTTCCGCCGTAACGGTGGTAATAACTCCCCTCAAAATTATACCCGAACCAATTCAGGCGCGGATAATACCGGTAGGGGCTGCCGGGATACTCGTTCCAGTAATCGGCATGCAATTGCGCATTTTCCGCTTCAAAACATTTCGCGATGCTCCATTGTAAACGCGGCCAGAACGAGGGCCAGACGCTGAAATTCCAATAGTGCGGCCTGAACGCGTCGAGCGACGCGTCGTAGAGCGCTGCCACCATTTCGGCAGCCACCTTGTCCTTGTATTTTCCGGCTATTTTCAGCCGCCATTCTTCTTTTTCGCCGGGCGCGAGCTTGCTGCGGAAGGTCTCGAACGAAACGTCGAGCATCTTGTTGGTCCACGGCACCGTGATGGTGCCGTCGTGCCGGTAGCTGCGGTTGTCGCGCACGAACGTGAGGTGGTAGCCCAGGTTGCCGCGGTGCTTTTCCTCAATGGGGATCTCGATGCGCTTCTGGCCGTTGGAAAGCTTGATCCATTCCCTGCCGACAATGCCCTCATTGTGCTCCACTTCAAAGAGCACCCGCACGTCCTCGTAGCCGGAGCCGATGAGCAGCGACGCCTTCTCTCCCGGCTCGCAGGTCTCCTTGAGCGGCGCGAACCAGTCCGCGAGCGGATACGGCACGCCCCTTTCCTTTTCGGAATAGAGCGTGAAGTACCGCACGTCCTTTACCGGCTGGCCGGCGAAGTCGGCGGTGGTGCCCTCGAGCACGTACGCGCCTTGCTGCCACGACGCGAGCCCTTTGAGCGTCAGCTTCTTCTCCCTGTCGGTGTCGAACGTTTTTTCAAAGACCTTGTCGCCTTTCGTCCAGGCGGTGACGTCGAGTTCGTCGGTGAAGAGGTCCGACGGGAAGAGGATGCCGTGTTTCTCCTTTGTCATGGCCTGCGTGTCGGGCATTGCCCAGGTTCTCGCGCGATAGACCTTGCCGGGCGGCTTGAGCTTATAAACAACGATGCTGCCCTTTGCCGCTTCAAACGTTCCGTTAAGGTTTGCCGTTGAAACGTTGAACGTGTCGCTTCCCTCCCTGTTCACCTGCTGCGGCACCTCAACGTTCAGGGTGAGCGAAACATACCCCACGTTCACGCTGCCCACCGCCGACCGTGTCTCGCCCGTGACGTCGGTGACGTCAAAATAGCCGGTGTAGCTGAATGTGGGATTTTCGGTCTTAGGGATGGCCAAATCCGGAATCGCCGAAAAATCGACGGAAAATCCGCCGGTGTCGTTGGTGACCGTGTAGCCGTTTGTGATCTCCATTTCGGACGACCACTGCGCCGGCCGCCACCAGCACCACCACCAGTTGGGGAATCGCGCCTGCCGCACGATGCGGTACTTTACTTTTGCGCCGTCAACGGCCGAGCCCGCGTACGCCCTTGCTATGCCCTCGAGCCGCACTGTCTCGCCCAGCCGTTTGGTGCCCTTGAAGGGGTTCATGGTCACCTCGAACCTTGGCCGCTTGTAGTCCTCCACCGAGAAATAGACGCTGCCGTGGCCGTCGGCGATGTACATCTGGCCGTTGAGCGTTCCGCTCGGCGCCGTGAACGACCCATGGACCGAGCCGTAGTCGTTCGACGTGAGATTGAGGTGCGCCACCTCTTGTCGGTTGACATTGTAGAACCTTACCGTAGTGTTCTCGCCGGCCGCCGCCTCGTTTTTCTCGCCGTCGGTATGCAGCATGATTCCCTTAAAGTAAATGGTCTGGCCCGGCCGGTACATGGCGCGGTCGGTGAAGAAATGCGTCACCGTGACGGTGCGTTTGGACGGCTTGCCGTACCGGTACAGGCTGAAATTCTCATTGAGAAAGAGACGGTCCTTCCCGGTTTTGAATTCAAAGCTGCATCCGTAATAGTCTTTTTCCTGCGGCGGAACGCTGATATGCCCATCGGCATCGGAGAGAAACGTCTGCTTGATGACCTTCTTGTATTCGCGCGCCTGCTGGTCGTAGATCTGCACCCACATGTTCGCGGTCACGCCCTTGAGGCATGAGCCCAGCGTTCGATCGAGCAGATAAAATTCATGGCCGCCGTCCTGCACGGTCCGGTCGATGTAGCTTATTGCCGAGACCTGCGTGGTTGCCCAGCATAGCGCCTGCTTCGCGATCTTGAATTCCGGGTCCGAGGCCGCGAGGACAAGGTAATGGCCCGCCGGCGCGGCAGGCACGTCGAGCTCCACCGAGTGCTGCTGATAATCGCCGGGTTCCGGAACGTCAAGCGTCCACTCCTTGACCGGCTTGAGCCTGGCAAGCTGCCGCGCCAGGCTGTCGGTGCTGTAGCCGCGCTCCGCCATTTTCTGGTACCGCTCCAGTTCGATGGGGACCAGCCGCCAGTAGATTTTGGAAACGTTTTTATATTGCAGCAACGCCGCAAACGGCTTGTCGGGCACGTTCACGTACTCGCAGGTGAAGCCCATCGACTTTTCGCGGATCTGGCCCGCAAGGTTCGCGCACTGGCCCGCGCCGTAGGAGCCGGGAAACGCGGCCACGGCCTTTTCGCACAGCGCAAGCGCGGCCTTGTTCATCCACCGGTACTGCCCGGCAATGCGGTGCTGGTACGTGGCCGCCCATTCGCGGTACAGGCTCGCGATATGAAACGTGACCTCCGCCGAGGCGGAACTCTGGGAAAACCTTTTCTCGAGCCGCTCGAGCGCCTTCAGGTACAGCGAATCTTTTCCCGGAACCACGGCGTGCTGCCGCACGAACGCGAGCCGCTTCAGGTCAACGTCGACGAGCGCGCTGCAGTCATTGTCGTTTGCGTGGAACGCGATGAGGCCCTGCAGCAGGCGGATGGCGCGGAGCTTGAGCGAACCGGTGTCCTGCGACGTGATCGGAAGCGCCGTGAATTCGTCGAACGGTTTGAAATAATCGGCGCTGTTGAGCGTGAACTCGAAGGCCGGCCTGGCGAGATCGCCTTCGTCAAGGGAAAAGAAATCAACGGCCCGGTGCGCGAGAAAATCGTACAGCGTGGGCCGCAGCCTGCCTCCGGCCGACCGTTCGGCAATCACCTCGTCATAGAGCGACAATGGCGTTTTCTTCAGCGCGTCGGCGTCCTTGAGTGAAAGATCGTACTCATTGGCCATGGCGCCCATGATGGTCGCAAGGTCCCAGGTGCGGACGTCCTTGAGGTCGAACTTCTCGGTCTGCGCGCGGTCGGAAAAACGCCACCGGTTGTTCTCGTAATAGTGCCAGTAGCACTCCGCGAGCATGGAATGAAGAAGCGGCGCCGCGGGAAAGGCCGCGGTCGAAAGCTCCCCGTTGAGCCGTTCAAGCGCCTTGACAAACGCGTCTTCCTCCTTGTACGATTCGTAGCGCATCCGGTAAATGACCGCCTTGATCATCTGGTCTGCGTTCGACGCCGCCTTGGCTTTTTTATACACCGTGTCGACGGCGTTGAGCACCGATTGGGTGAGGCCGAGGTTGTGGAGCGAGTCGATGGTCCTCCAGGACCTGGTGAATTTTTCCTTGTTCGCCGCAACAAGGGCCTTGTCCCCTGCGGAGCAGGAAAGGCAGAGAAAGGAAAGCAGCGCTCCGATGACGACGACCATGCCGGAATGGAGTTTTAAGAGGCTCATAAAGGTTCCTGTTGATAATGGTGATGGGTTGCGTAATTTCATGATTATGATTTTTAGACAGGGCTGGAGAGAGAAAGTTCCATTTGTTCTTTATAAAGTTCAAATAAAATCTGGGCGTTCCGCGGCTTCGCCGCGGCGGCCCTTCTTCCGGTCTCAGGCTTCGCCCTCGGGCTGCCACGGCCCCTCTATGCCTTCGGCGAGGGCCAGGCGGCATCGCGCTCCAGCGCGGCCTCCAGTCCGGCCTGGCGCCGGGCATTGAAAACTTTCCCGATTTTACCTACCTCCTCCGCCATCAACGCCGACCCTGGAGCGGAAGGATCAGCCACTTGCACTATCTGCAAGAATGATTACACCATTTTTCCCCTCTATAAGATTATCGTATTATCTCCGACATGTCAAAACCTATTTGCCGCTGTGGAAATTCCCGCAGCTTTGCCTTGAAAAACATATTTTAACAATGGAAAAAACCGCAACGCGCCCTTAGCTCAACTGGATAGAGCATCTGGCTTCGGACCAGAGGGTTGCGGGTTCGAGTCCTGCAGGGCGCGCCAATATAATAAGAAAGCCTTTTGAAGGATAAAATCCAAATATCGGATGAAACAATCAAGGCATCCCGCGAAGTTTACCATCTCTTATTTTCAAAATTAAATTCACAAACAGGAATCCATGTCGGGACGTTTGTTTCCGCCGCCGCGCGACTCGCGGGAACCTGCCTGTTTCGCTCATTCAATTTTAAACCGATTGATGCAAAACCTGGCGCCTGTGTTTTGTCTGAAGAGGCCGACGTTGAAGTCCCACAGCTGGTGAATTTATTGGTTAGTATTTTAAAATCTTACAAAGTCGAAATAAAATCAAACCCAGACCTTAAAACGCCGGCGGAGCGCTTGCCCAAGCTTGACATTGTTCAAATGCAAACAATATTCCAGGAGGAATTCTTTGGGATAATGAAGGACCACCATCTTAACCTCGATGATTCGGCCGTCGCAGGCGTGGTTACCGCTGCCGGGATAATTCATCAAACCCGGGAAAATGTGGCCTTGCCTATTTCGACGGGAGTTGCGATAATGGGGTTCATCAAAGGTTCAGAAACGCTGCCCCGTGCCTTTGAAATGACGAAACAAATGCTTTTATTGCCTCAAGCTATTTCTTCGACTTAAGGCACTTTTCCAGCAGCCCCCTGTCATGCGAAATCAGGTCCCCGTTGGTCACGAGCACCGGCATGGGTTTGGAAAGTAGATACTCCTTGGTAAAATACAGATGCGTGCCCGGCTTTGGATTAGCGGTAATGATTTCTTTTGCGCCCTGCCGGTACACGTAGATGGTCCCGCCCTCGTCGACGAATTTTTCCTTTTCGGTGTGCCAGACGTCGTCGAGCTCGTCCCCTTTTTCGATGTGTTCCAATTTGTAAACACCGCCGCACAGCACACTTGCCGTGGGCCGGATCGCCTGCGGCGGCGCCGCCGGCTGGACCACCTGCGGCGGGACGGGTGCCTGCACCGGCGGTGCCGACGGTTGCGACTGGGTCACCATGATCGCGATGGTGGTGGCAAGCGGCTTGCATTCCGGATTGCTCGCCTCGATTTTCACCGGATGCGGCCCGGGTTTCAGTTTCTGGCCCTTTACCGAAAGCAGCAGTTTATTCGGGTAATCCACGATGAATTTCCGGTCGAGGCTGGTGACCTTGAAAAACGGAAGGGTGTCGGGTGAAATGTGCGTTGACGCGTCAAGGGAATCGAGAACGGCGAATTTCAGATACCTCACGTCGATTCTCGCGGACCGGTACTGCGGCACCGTGTAGGTCCTTGCGTCCTCCCTTTTGATGTAACGCCCGCTCTTCGGAGCCGGTGCCGCGGGCGCAACGGCCGCAACGGTATCTTTCTTTTGTGAAGGGCCCGCGGCGGCCGCCTCGGCCTTTGCGGACTGCTCGGCGGTAAGGGCGCGGGAGGCATACTGCAGGTATCCCGCGACAAGAAGCGCAATTGTCAAGGCCGCGGTCGTGACCGCGATGGCCGCCTTTCTCAGGCGGGACATCCGCTCGCGGCCGACCTGCTCCAGCCGCTGCCGCAGATGGAGTTCAGTCATCTCGTTGAGGATGTTTTTCCCCTTCTTCCCGCTCATGAGGTCGTGGATTCTTCCGTAATAGTCGGGGCCCCTTTTTTTCCTGAAAACGCCGAGCCGCTTGATCAGTTCGTCCAGGGCGGGGCAATGCACCCGTTCTTCGGGTTTCTTGATAAAACCGAAGAAATTTCCGGCCAGCGGCACGTAATTATATCTCCCGCCATTCTTGGTAAACCAGGCGCCGGCGTTTTTTGTCACAAACGGGAAGACATATTTCTTGCCGCTTTTCCCGCCCGACGATTTCACGCAGTCCGCCGCGCCGAAATTTTCCTCAAGTTTTGTTTTGTCAAGCGCCGCGGCCAGATAGTCCTTCAATTTGTTCTTGGACACGTCCTCCAAGAGATAGTTCATGCATAGCGCCGCGCTGGCGGCCAGGGCGGAAAACAGCCTCGGAACAACGGCGAAATAATCCCCCGCCTTTCTCACGTTGAAGCCGATCGCATGAAAGGGGGCGAAGCATTTGCCGAACGAATCGGGCGCGGTCCTCAGCGTCTGCCCCAGAACGCGCTGCTCCGCATCGGTCAATTTGTATTCCTTGGAGAAGCCCGGTTTTTTCCCCGTGAGCATCTCGTACACCATCAGCGCGGTCTCAAAAACGTCGACGGATTCCCGTTGGTATCTCGTGCGGGGAAAAAAGCCGCTCGCGCCTTTGCCGAGATCAACGAGTTCTTCGGGAAGAAGCCCGCCAACCGACGGAGGTATGCTGTTGAAGTAATTCGTCAGGATAATAAGGTCCCGGTCGCTCACCAGGACCCGTTCGAGCGACAGCCCGTTGTGGACGTCAAAGGAGTCGTGGATTTTTTTCACCTCGTTGCACACGTCGAGCGCGAGGAACCCTTTTTCCTGGAGGGAAAACGGGCATTTTGTGAGCACGTCCTTCAATGTCGCATTCGGGGAAATGCTGACGATGTAGATCCGGTGCGAGGCGTCGTAATAAAAGGAGTTGAAGGCGATGTTCCGCAATTCCTTCGCCTTTTCCCTTTTTGACAATATCGTTTTCAGAATGTTGCCGAGGCGCTGTTCCGAATCGTACGTTCCGGTTTCAATGACGACATCCTGGCTCTCCTTGCCGAAAACGCGCTTCCCCATGTACACCTCACCGGGCACGACCTCCTTGGTCACCAGCGTTCGCACCGCGCTGTCGGCGGGCGTGATGCCGTTCTGTATCATCGCGATGCCGGAATAGATGTCAGTCATAGGCGGACACCCCCAGCCGCGCGTCAAGGCCCATGAGTATCGATTCCAGCTCGTCGGCCTTGGCCTTGTAGCGGGGATAGATTTTTTTGATGCCGGTGTACACCTGGTGGAAAAAACTCAGCAGGGAGGCGTGGGCGGCCATGTCGGAGACTTTGTCAGTCTTGAATACGCCGTTCAGGCGTTTTTCGACACTTGACAAAAGCTCTTCAACGGGCGCGCTGCCCTTGCCCCCGATCTTGCAGAGCGACAGGATGACCTGGGTCAGTTTTTTTCCTCCCTTGTCGGCGAACATTTTTTCAAACGACGCGTCGTCCATGAAATGCCGCGCATATCTCCTGCAGCGTTCGGAGCAGATGTCCTGGGTCCGCCGGTAGAGGTTCTTCACCGCCTCCTCCACCGTCGGCTGCCTGCCCAGCTCCCGCTGCAATCTTCCCTTGTGGCTCCTGAAAACGGCCTCATAATACCCTTTCAGCGCCAGCACCTCCGCGACGGCCTCGACCTCGGCCTGCCATGAACGTTCTATGATTTTATTGAACAGTTTCTCGTTGGCGGGATTGAGTTCCGTCAACCCCTTCGAGCTGTTGAGCCCGGTGCCGGACCTGTTTATGTAAAGATCCTTCGCCTCGGTCTGGATCAGCTTGACCGCGAAATTCGCCGACGTTATGATTTTGCTCTCGAAATAATTTTGTCCCGTGAGCTCCGTGAAAAGCACCGGGCCGTTGAGGGAGGAAATATCGGCCTGTTCCGGGACTATTTCGATGTAGTAGTGGGCGGGCGCGTCCGTCAAGCGGTCCTTGTCCTCGCTCACCCGGTATTTCCGGTCGTTCAGGATGCAGTATTTGTCATTCGCCTCTTCGAAGATTTTCGTTTTTTCGGGATTGATGTCGATGCGGGGACGGTCGAGATTGAGCTTGCTGGTATAGTACGGCGTGCCGATGAACGAATCGTCGGCTTTGGTGAGCAGCGTCTTTCCGCTCAGGCTCTGGATGTGGGAAACGCCGAAATCGGTGAGCACCACGATGCCGTTGATGTCGATGAGAATGTTATCGGGTTTTATGTCACGGTGCACGATGTCGTGCTTGTGCGCGACATCCAGCGCGTCGTGCATCTGGATCTGGATGGCGCACACCTCCTCCGGCAAAAGGCCTTCCTCGTGGACATTGATGGTGTCGGCCAGGCTCTGGCCGCGGATGTATTCCATCACGAAGTACAGCTGGTTCTTCTGCGTTGTTCCGGAATCGTAAAGCTGGATGATGTTTTTGCAGTACGGCAGCTTGGCCATGGTCTCGGCTTCCCTGAGAAACCTTCCGATACGCTCCTTTCTGAAATTGCTTTCATCGAGCGGGCCGTTGCAGTTCCCGAGCTGTTTCACCACGTCGTCGTTGCCGAGGAACTTCACGATCGCCTTGAAATCCGGAATGAGTTTGTGCTTCGCGATGTAAAGCCTGCTCATGCCTCCTTCCGCAAAGTACCCTTCGGGGATCCATGTTTCAAAAGAAACCAATGGGGTTCCGATTATGGAAGAGTCCTCCATCCTGAATTCCACGCTGCCGGGATCTATCGTCGCTGCCATGATTTCCTTCCACCATTGCCTGCGGATGATGATTTTCCGTATTTTCGTTCAATATTTAATTATACGGTTTCTTCCTATGATAGTCAATTCGGCATTTTCGTGGAAAAAGCCTTAAAATTTGCCGAATTATTTAATGGAGAATTACGGACTCGGGTATGTGCAGGAAAACAAAAAGGACTTTAGCGGGAATAAGAACATTCACCGCTGAGACGCGGAGGACGCAAAAATTAAAACGGGATTATAGTAGCAAGATATATTCAAATCATTTTTTGATTTTCTATTTGTTTCTCTCGCGGTCTCTATTTCATTCTTCTCTGCCATCTCTGCGTCTCTCCTGTGAGGTTTTTCTCCAATCACCTTAAAACCGCAGCGACAGCCCGCCGGTGAGTATCCCCAGCTGCCCCGAAATCGAGTTCTGCCTGAAGTAAACCTCGTCGTACAACCGCGGGACAAAGCTCCGGTACACATCGAGATACAGGCCGGGCTGGAAGCGGCCGAAGGCAAAGGGATATCCTGCCGCGCGCAAATAGGGGCCGCATCCCCACCGTGAAAGCGTC
This region of Chitinivibrionales bacterium genomic DNA includes:
- a CDS encoding serine/threonine-protein kinase; this translates as MTDIYSGIAMIQNGITPADSAVRTLVTKEVVPGEVYMGKRVFGKESQDVVIETGTYDSEQRLGNILKTILSKREKAKELRNIAFNSFYYDASHRIYIVSISPNATLKDVLTKCPFSLQEKGFLALDVCNEVKKIHDSFDVHNGLSLERVLVSDRDLIILTNYFNSIPPSVGGLLPEELVDLGKGASGFFPRTRYQRESVDVFETALMVYEMLTGKKPGFSKEYKLTDAEQRVLGQTLRTAPDSFGKCFAPFHAIGFNVRKAGDYFAVVPRLFSALAASAALCMNYLLEDVSKNKLKDYLAAALDKTKLEENFGAADCVKSSGGKSGKKYVFPFVTKNAGAWFTKNGGRYNYVPLAGNFFGFIKKPEERVHCPALDELIKRLGVFRKKRGPDYYGRIHDLMSGKKGKNILNEMTELHLRQRLEQVGRERMSRLRKAAIAVTTAALTIALLVAGYLQYASRALTAEQSAKAEAAAAGPSQKKDTVAAVAPAAPAPKSGRYIKREDARTYTVPQYRSARIDVRYLKFAVLDSLDASTHISPDTLPFFKVTSLDRKFIVDYPNKLLLSVKGQKLKPGPHPVKIEASNPECKPLATTIAIMVTQSQPSAPPVQAPVPPQVVQPAAPPQAIRPTASVLCGGVYKLEHIEKGDELDDVWHTEKEKFVDEGGTIYVYRQGAKEIITANPKPGTHLYFTKEYLLSKPMPVLVTNGDLISHDRGLLEKCLKSKK
- a CDS encoding alpha-2-macroglobulin family protein — encoded protein: MSLLKLHSGMVVVIGALLSFLCLSCSAGDKALVAANKEKFTRSWRTIDSLHNLGLTQSVLNAVDTVYKKAKAASNADQMIKAVIYRMRYESYKEEDAFVKALERLNGELSTAAFPAAPLLHSMLAECYWHYYENNRWRFSDRAQTEKFDLKDVRTWDLATIMGAMANEYDLSLKDADALKKTPLSLYDEVIAERSAGGRLRPTLYDFLAHRAVDFFSLDEGDLARPAFEFTLNSADYFKPFDEFTALPITSQDTGSLKLRAIRLLQGLIAFHANDNDCSALVDVDLKRLAFVRQHAVVPGKDSLYLKALERLEKRFSQSSASAEVTFHIASLYREWAATYQHRIAGQYRWMNKAALALCEKAVAAFPGSYGAGQCANLAGQIREKSMGFTCEYVNVPDKPFAALLQYKNVSKIYWRLVPIELERYQKMAERGYSTDSLARQLARLKPVKEWTLDVPEPGDYQQHSVELDVPAAPAGHYLVLAASDPEFKIAKQALCWATTQVSAISYIDRTVQDGGHEFYLLDRTLGSCLKGVTANMWVQIYDQQAREYKKVIKQTFLSDADGHISVPPQEKDYYGCSFEFKTGKDRLFLNENFSLYRYGKPSKRTVTVTHFFTDRAMYRPGQTIYFKGIMLHTDGEKNEAAAGENTTVRFYNVNRQEVAHLNLTSNDYGSVHGSFTAPSGTLNGQMYIADGHGSVYFSVEDYKRPRFEVTMNPFKGTKRLGETVRLEGIARAYAGSAVDGAKVKYRIVRQARFPNWWWCWWRPAQWSSEMEITNGYTVTNDTGGFSVDFSAIPDLAIPKTENPTFSYTGYFDVTDVTGETRSAVGSVNVGYVSLTLNVEVPQQVNREGSDTFNVSTANLNGTFEAAKGSIVVYKLKPPGKVYRARTWAMPDTQAMTKEKHGILFPSDLFTDELDVTAWTKGDKVFEKTFDTDREKKLTLKGLASWQQGAYVLEGTTADFAGQPVKDVRYFTLYSEKERGVPYPLADWFAPLKETCEPGEKASLLIGSGYEDVRVLFEVEHNEGIVGREWIKLSNGQKRIEIPIEEKHRGNLGYHLTFVRDNRSYRHDGTITVPWTNKMLDVSFETFRSKLAPGEKEEWRLKIAGKYKDKVAAEMVAALYDASLDAFRPHYWNFSVWPSFWPRLQWSIAKCFEAENAQLHADYWNEYPGSPYRYYPRLNWFGYNFEGSYYHRYGGRFGGGGFGRAMMKSSRMDAYEEQAYDAVPASAPAPEMEEKAKKEVSVNATPKTVMGLLAGSEAKDQKNAQEDKARSKEDLSQVAARTNLNETAFFYPLLSTDENGEIIVKFQIPEALTKWKMLGLAHTRDLKYGQCENTLVTQKDLMVMPNLPRFFRENDKITLTAKVSNMADKDIAGTAQLFLFNAATAKSADADFKNSAAQISFTAKKGRSAPLAWDLAVPEGVGAVTVRIVAKAGNFSDGEEQIVPVLSNRMLVTEAMPLPIRKKETKKFTFSKLVSQNNGSTTLRNYKLTLEFTSNPAWYAVQALPYMMEYPYECAEQTFARFYANSIAAFIANSSPRIKRVFDTWRTQQPEALLSNLEKNAELKSLVLEETPWLLDGKDESERKKRVALLFDLNKMGNERDRALSRLTKLQLSNGGWPWFEGMPDDRYITQYIAIGMGRLDHLGMITLRKDNSLWDMMRRCLRYLDDRIREDYEDMLRYGCCPDSNHLGETQIQYLYTRSYFKDVEISQNNMKAFDYYLGQSKKYWLRNRRYMQGMIALALNRYDDKTIPPKIMRSLKENSLVSEEMGMYWKEMYEGNGYWWWYEAPIESQALMVEAFDEVAHDTVSVEDLKAWLLKSKQTQNWQTTKATAEACYALLLRGAQWLSRPSTVSITLGDMKIDAARPDNTAPEAGTGYFKMSWSGGDVKPAMGNITVTKGEAGVAWGAVYWQYFEQLDKITPHETPLKINKTLFVEQNTPTGPKIAPVTTAALKPGDKIKVRIELRVDRDMEYVHMKDMRASGFEPLNVFSGYRWQDGLGYYESTRDAATNFFFGRLNKGTYVFEYPLVATHAGDFSNGITTIQCMYAPEFTSQSEGVRVKIGKER
- a CDS encoding serine/threonine-protein kinase, whose protein sequence is MAATIDPGSVEFRMEDSSIIGTPLVSFETWIPEGYFAEGGMSRLYIAKHKLIPDFKAIVKFLGNDDVVKQLGNCNGPLDESNFRKERIGRFLREAETMAKLPYCKNIIQLYDSGTTQKNQLYFVMEYIRGQSLADTINVHEEGLLPEEVCAIQIQMHDALDVAHKHDIVHRDIKPDNILIDINGIVVLTDFGVSHIQSLSGKTLLTKADDSFIGTPYYTSKLNLDRPRIDINPEKTKIFEEANDKYCILNDRKYRVSEDKDRLTDAPAHYYIEIVPEQADISSLNGPVLFTELTGQNYFESKIITSANFAVKLIQTEAKDLYINRSGTGLNSSKGLTELNPANEKLFNKIIERSWQAEVEAVAEVLALKGYYEAVFRSHKGRLQRELGRQPTVEEAVKNLYRRTQDICSERCRRYARHFMDDASFEKMFADKGGKKLTQVILSLCKIGGKGSAPVEELLSSVEKRLNGVFKTDKVSDMAAHASLLSFFHQVYTGIKKIYPRYKAKADELESILMGLDARLGVSAYD